From Methylococcus capsulatus:
GTCCCTGACCCGTGAGCTGGAAGCCCTGTTGCACCCGGTTCCCGCATCGCTCACCGATACGAACACCAACAAAAGCGGCGGTGAAACCTCGGGTACCGCCGGCGGGCCCGCTAGTGATACTGCGCCCTGATGGCCTGCGCCAGTTCGTGCACGGCCATGGCATAGTAGGTACTGTTGTTGTAACGAGTGATCACATAGAAATTCGGCAGGCCCAGCCAATACTCGTCGCCTGCGTGCGCGCGCAGCCGCAACAGACTGACGGGCGTCGCCGCATCCAGGACTCCACGGGGTGCGACCCCGCTGCGGCTAAGTTCGGCCACCGAATAACGGGTGTGGTAGCCGGTTTCAAGCTCGCAGGTCCCGCCGGATTTCAAGACCGCCGGGATCACGACCCCCTCCCCGCTCTGCCAGCCGTGCGCAGCGAAATAATTGGCGACGCTGCCGATGGCGTCCGCAGGCTGCCAGAGGTCTTTCCTGCCGTCGCCGTCGAAATCGACCGCCCACTCCAAAAAGCTGCTCGGCATGAACTGCCCCAGCCCCATGGCACCAGCGAAAGAGCCTTTCGGTTGCGCGGGATCGAACCGTTCCTGCCTCGCCATCAGCAGGAATTTCTCCAGCTCCTCCGCGAAATAATCGGCACGCCGCGGCGAATCGAACGCCAGGGTCGTCAACGCATCCAATACCCGGTGGCTGCCGAGATTGGCCCCGTAGGCCGTCTCCACACCCATGATGCCGAGGATGTATTCCGGCGGCACACCGTAGCGCTCGCTGGCCTGCCGCAAGGTGCCGGCATGCCGGCGCCAGAAATCGACGCCGCGGGCAATGTGCAGAGAGTCCAGGAACTGGGCACGATAGCGCGACCACCCCCCCGGACTGGGCGGCCCCGGCTTGGATTCCTTGCGCATGTAGTTGATCGTCCAGGTTTTGCGCTGCGCCTGAGAAAACAGACCGTTCAGATAGTCGCGCGGAAACCCGTGCTGCTGCGCCATCCTGGCGATGAACCGGTCGAGCGCCGGATAACCGGCATAATCGCCCGTCACCCTACGCGCCGAATAGCCTCCTTTCAGCGGTGTGCCTGATTCGGTCAGGGTGAGACCCGCCCGGGGTGCAGACACGACACCACTGTCTGTAACGGTAGCGCGCCGGGCCGGGCGATCGGAAGCACAGCCCGCCAACAGGGCAAGCCAGACGAATATTGCAGGGGATACCAAAGATCGAAGATGCATGGCCAAGAGGATGTCCCAGTTACGCCCCGCTGCCGAGAGGGCGGACCGGACATTCTAATCCATCACCCGCCCGATGGCTGGCGTGCCAACCTGTCCGGACGGTATCCTTCACCCAGTCAATCCGTGCAGACCTCCGCCCTGGATCAGATACAATCTTCGCCGATGGAACCCGATTCCGCACCGAAACCGCCGGACCCGCCCGCTCCCAAGCCCCGGCCGAAAAGGCAATCCAAGCCGCGGCGCCGCAAGAAGAAAAAAAAGAGCATCCCGGCCTGGAAACGCACGGCCATGCTCGGCACCGAAGCGGGTTCACTGACGGCCGCGTCGCTGGTGGCGATCATCGCCGCGCTGGGCCGTTCGGCGGACTGGTTTTCCGGTACCGGCTTCTGGGCGCATCTGCTGCCCTTCGCGGCGATGGTGCTCGCCTTGGCGCTCGCGCACGCCCTGGCCCTCCGCCTCTGGTTCCTCATCCGCTCCTGGCTCGCTGGAAAAGCCGAAATCCTGCCACCGATCCTGGCCGTGCTCGTTGCCGCCGGCGCCGGCACCCATGCTGCCCACGAAGCGTTTCGACACGAACTCCGCGGTCTGCGGACCTTGGTCGGCGGCAAAGAGGAAGCCGAACGTATCACCCTCTCCCACCAGGTCTTCGCCGCCTACCGGCGCTCCAACCTGGCCGATCTGCAGCGGCTGATCGAGCGGAGCCAGCTCTTCTGGCCCGCCATCCAGGAAGCTGCGGCGAGTTTCGGCGTCGACACGGAACTCCTGCTCGGCGTCGCTTCCACGGAGTCCTCGTTTCTACCCCGCGACAGCAAAGACGGCGGTCGCGGGCTGTTCCAGATCACCGCGGCGCCGGCGCCGGCGGTGGAAGCCGCCCGGAAACGGCTCGACGCCGACCGGCTGGACCTGGCGAACCCGCGCCACAACGCCTACGTCGGCGCGGCCACCTTCCGGCACTACCTAGCCGAAATGCACGGCGATCTGTTTCTCGCGCTGCTGGCCTACAACATCGGCCCCAAGAATGGCGGTCTCCAATCGATCATGAACCAATACGGAGCCCGCGACTTCGTCACCATCCAGCCCTATCTGCAAAACCTGCCGCGGGACTATCCGATCCGGGTACTGAGTTCGGCCCTTGCCTTCCGGCTCTGGCGG
This genomic window contains:
- the mltB gene encoding lytic murein transglycosylase B, translated to MHLRSLVSPAIFVWLALLAGCASDRPARRATVTDSGVVSAPRAGLTLTESGTPLKGGYSARRVTGDYAGYPALDRFIARMAQQHGFPRDYLNGLFSQAQRKTWTINYMRKESKPGPPSPGGWSRYRAQFLDSLHIARGVDFWRRHAGTLRQASERYGVPPEYILGIMGVETAYGANLGSHRVLDALTTLAFDSPRRADYFAEELEKFLLMARQERFDPAQPKGSFAGAMGLGQFMPSSFLEWAVDFDGDGRKDLWQPADAIGSVANYFAAHGWQSGEGVVIPAVLKSGGTCELETGYHTRYSVAELSRSGVAPRGVLDAATPVSLLRLRAHAGDEYWLGLPNFYVITRYNNSTYYAMAVHELAQAIRAQYH
- a CDS encoding transglycosylase SLT domain-containing protein, with translation MLGTEAGSLTAASLVAIIAALGRSADWFSGTGFWAHLLPFAAMVLALALAHALALRLWFLIRSWLAGKAEILPPILAVLVAAGAGTHAAHEAFRHELRGLRTLVGGKEEAERITLSHQVFAAYRRSNLADLQRLIERSQLFWPAIQEAAASFGVDTELLLGVASTESSFLPRDSKDGGRGLFQITAAPAPAVEAARKRLDADRLDLANPRHNAYVGAATFRHYLAEMHGDLFLALLAYNIGPKNGGLQSIMNQYGARDFVTIQPYLQNLPRDYPIRVLSSALAFRLWRLDGKLPRYEEGSNAMRIQNVGIPGLDPGRPDHSPLSAALLR